From a single Lolium rigidum isolate FL_2022 chromosome 7, APGP_CSIRO_Lrig_0.1, whole genome shotgun sequence genomic region:
- the LOC124674666 gene encoding serine/arginine repetitive matrix protein 2-like isoform X2 yields the protein MDYMSPERSLDGTCGDPGPLFGDQDGSLLDMDYHGEDSVPYMNDQMLGNTIMSASTSPASPLKQDQAHHVYTESDMQKDSAEQNFHNNGNFEAQTTSPGYAVHQKAGVVDAVLPRELHESGGNGTSNFQQETTHSDTYLGDSMLNENNSRDYQFSNSGDDDDEIPNSSVPLMENKDNEKLQETFHSEVNGTEDDQMNGGNSDPRDENSNENFNSAISPSYLDGMEQDLGTENGISTPGNQWDSPPERSAGLDKGTPSPARRVSLSAERSPQAHSSDKLDSPRHAQEDGNLARSGSPPARRRSRSLEKRDTNRRRASSRELSPHARDNSPEKKAHSRHGDRSPRRKSASPRRIDRSPRRRSASPRRRDGSPHRRSASPKRRDGSPHRRSASPKRRHGSPRRRSPSPKRRHGSPRRRSSSPKKRHGSPRRRSPSPKRRHGSPRRRSPSPKRRASPKRRSSPRRRDSPPRRRDSSPRRRNSSPRKRDSSPRRRDSPTRKRDRSKSRSPSRKTDSSRHRREHGRSRSRSPHSRDHHKRSPRRRHSPRHRSPPASHRQHSPKRPWSPPANRKTGLGKPGKNLFVAGFSYATTERELEKKFAKFGRVTRVRVVRDRRTGDSRGFGFLSLEKDEDADEAIKACDETEWNGRIILVEKSKAPAL from the exons ATGGATTACATGTCTCCTGAGAGAAGTCTGGATGGGACTTGTGGAGACCCTGGGCctttatttggagatcaagatgGTAGCTTATTGGACATGGATTATCACGGGGAAG ATTCTGTACCCTATATGAATGATCAGATGTTGGGCAATACAATTATGTCTGCTTCAACTAGTCCAGCATCTCCCCTGAAGCAAGATCAGGCGCATCATGTGTATACGGAATCTGATATGCAAAAGGATTCAGCTGAACAGAATTTTCACAATAATGGCAACTTTGAAGCACAGACCACTTCTCCTGGTTATGCCGTGCATCAGAAAGCAGGAGTAGTTGATGCTGTGCTGCCTCGAGAGCTTCATGAAAGTGGTGGTAATGGTACATCAAACTTTCAACAAGAAACCACACATTCTGATACCTATCTTGGTGACTCAATGTTAAATGAAAATAACAGTAGGGATTACCAATTCAGCAATAgcggtgatgatgacgatgaaatTCCAAACTCATCTGTGCCTCTGATGGAAAACAAGGACAATGAAAAGTTACAAGAGACTTTCCACAGTGAAGTGAACGGGACAGAGGATGATCAAATGAATGGTGGGAATTCTGATCCTCGTGATGAAAACAGCAATGAGAACTTCAATTCTGCAATTTCACCTTCCTATTTGGATGGAATGGAGCAAGATCTTGGTACCGAGAATGGCATATCTACACCTGGTAATCAATGGGATTCTCCACCTGAAAGGTCTGCAGGACTGGATAAGGGCACTCCATCACCAGCCAGGAGGGTCTCACTATCAGCTGAAAGGTCTCCTCAGGCTCATTCATCTGATAAACTGGACTCACCACGTCATGCACAAGAGGATGGTAATTTGGCTCGCTCTGGAAGCCCACCAGCAAGACGTCGGTCTCGATCTCTTGAAAAGCGTGATACCAATCGTAGAAGAGCTTCCTCACGTGAGTTGTCTCCACATGCACGGGATAACTCTCCAGAAAAAAAAGCACATTCTCGACATGGAGATAGGTCACCTCGACGAAAATCTGCATCCCCTAGAAGAATAGATAGGTCGCCGCGTCGAAGATCTGCATCCCCTAGAAGAAGAGATGGATCACCACATCGAAGATCTGCATCCCCTAAAAGAAGAGATGGGTCACCGCACCGAAGATCTGCATCCCCTAAAAGAAGACATGGGTCACCACGACGAAGATCTCCATCCCCTAAAAGAAGACATGGCTCACCACgacgaagatcttcatcccctaaAAAAAGGCATGGTTCACCGAGACGAAGATCTCCATCCCCTAAAAGAAGACATGGGTCACCGAGACGAAGATCTCCATCTCCTAAAAGAAGAGCCTCACCCAAGAGGAGGAGTTCACCAAGGAGGAGGGATTCTCCACCAAGGAGGAGGGATTCCTCTCCAAGAAGGAGAAACTCCTCACCAAGAAAGAGAGACTCATCACCGAGGAGGAGGGACTCACCAACAAGGAAGAGGGATAGGTCAAAATCCAGGTCACCTTCAAGGAAAACTGATTCATCTAGACATAGAAGGGAACATGGTAGATCTCGATCAAGGTCGCCACACTCAAGGGATCACCATAAAAGATCTCCAAG AAGAAGGCATTCACCAAGGCACAGATCACCTCCAGCAAGCCATCGTCAGCATTCTCCCAAGAGACCTTGGTCACCACCTGCCAACAGGAAGACTGGATTGGGTAAGCCTGGGAAGAATCTGTTTGTTGCAGGTTTTAGCTATGCCACCACCGAGCGAGAATTGGAGAAGAAATTCGCTAAATTTGGACGTGTGACAAGAGTACGCGTTGTCCGGGATAGACG AACTGGAGATTCTCGAGGCTTTGGATTTTTATCCTTGGAGAAGGATGAGGATGCTGATGAAGCAATCAAAGCTTGCGATGAGACTGAGTGGAATGGTAGGATCATTCTCGTGGAGAAGTCAAAGGCACCTGCATTGTGA
- the LOC124674666 gene encoding serine/arginine repetitive matrix protein 2-like isoform X1 yields the protein MDYMSPERSLDGTCGDPGPLFGDQDGSLLDMDYHGEGITGHGSPQLNDGLLADAAYLSADSVPYMNDQMLGNTIMSASTSPASPLKQDQAHHVYTESDMQKDSAEQNFHNNGNFEAQTTSPGYAVHQKAGVVDAVLPRELHESGGNGTSNFQQETTHSDTYLGDSMLNENNSRDYQFSNSGDDDDEIPNSSVPLMENKDNEKLQETFHSEVNGTEDDQMNGGNSDPRDENSNENFNSAISPSYLDGMEQDLGTENGISTPGNQWDSPPERSAGLDKGTPSPARRVSLSAERSPQAHSSDKLDSPRHAQEDGNLARSGSPPARRRSRSLEKRDTNRRRASSRELSPHARDNSPEKKAHSRHGDRSPRRKSASPRRIDRSPRRRSASPRRRDGSPHRRSASPKRRDGSPHRRSASPKRRHGSPRRRSPSPKRRHGSPRRRSSSPKKRHGSPRRRSPSPKRRHGSPRRRSPSPKRRASPKRRSSPRRRDSPPRRRDSSPRRRNSSPRKRDSSPRRRDSPTRKRDRSKSRSPSRKTDSSRHRREHGRSRSRSPHSRDHHKRSPRRRHSPRHRSPPASHRQHSPKRPWSPPANRKTGLGKPGKNLFVAGFSYATTERELEKKFAKFGRVTRVRVVRDRRTGDSRGFGFLSLEKDEDADEAIKACDETEWNGRIILVEKSKAPAL from the exons ATGGATTACATGTCTCCTGAGAGAAGTCTGGATGGGACTTGTGGAGACCCTGGGCctttatttggagatcaagatgGTAGCTTATTGGACATGGATTATCACGGGGAAGGTATTACAGGACATGGATCCCCACAGCTGAATGATGGACTTTTAGCTGATGCAGCATATTTGTCTGCAGATTCTGTACCCTATATGAATGATCAGATGTTGGGCAATACAATTATGTCTGCTTCAACTAGTCCAGCATCTCCCCTGAAGCAAGATCAGGCGCATCATGTGTATACGGAATCTGATATGCAAAAGGATTCAGCTGAACAGAATTTTCACAATAATGGCAACTTTGAAGCACAGACCACTTCTCCTGGTTATGCCGTGCATCAGAAAGCAGGAGTAGTTGATGCTGTGCTGCCTCGAGAGCTTCATGAAAGTGGTGGTAATGGTACATCAAACTTTCAACAAGAAACCACACATTCTGATACCTATCTTGGTGACTCAATGTTAAATGAAAATAACAGTAGGGATTACCAATTCAGCAATAgcggtgatgatgacgatgaaatTCCAAACTCATCTGTGCCTCTGATGGAAAACAAGGACAATGAAAAGTTACAAGAGACTTTCCACAGTGAAGTGAACGGGACAGAGGATGATCAAATGAATGGTGGGAATTCTGATCCTCGTGATGAAAACAGCAATGAGAACTTCAATTCTGCAATTTCACCTTCCTATTTGGATGGAATGGAGCAAGATCTTGGTACCGAGAATGGCATATCTACACCTGGTAATCAATGGGATTCTCCACCTGAAAGGTCTGCAGGACTGGATAAGGGCACTCCATCACCAGCCAGGAGGGTCTCACTATCAGCTGAAAGGTCTCCTCAGGCTCATTCATCTGATAAACTGGACTCACCACGTCATGCACAAGAGGATGGTAATTTGGCTCGCTCTGGAAGCCCACCAGCAAGACGTCGGTCTCGATCTCTTGAAAAGCGTGATACCAATCGTAGAAGAGCTTCCTCACGTGAGTTGTCTCCACATGCACGGGATAACTCTCCAGAAAAAAAAGCACATTCTCGACATGGAGATAGGTCACCTCGACGAAAATCTGCATCCCCTAGAAGAATAGATAGGTCGCCGCGTCGAAGATCTGCATCCCCTAGAAGAAGAGATGGATCACCACATCGAAGATCTGCATCCCCTAAAAGAAGAGATGGGTCACCGCACCGAAGATCTGCATCCCCTAAAAGAAGACATGGGTCACCACGACGAAGATCTCCATCCCCTAAAAGAAGACATGGCTCACCACgacgaagatcttcatcccctaaAAAAAGGCATGGTTCACCGAGACGAAGATCTCCATCCCCTAAAAGAAGACATGGGTCACCGAGACGAAGATCTCCATCTCCTAAAAGAAGAGCCTCACCCAAGAGGAGGAGTTCACCAAGGAGGAGGGATTCTCCACCAAGGAGGAGGGATTCCTCTCCAAGAAGGAGAAACTCCTCACCAAGAAAGAGAGACTCATCACCGAGGAGGAGGGACTCACCAACAAGGAAGAGGGATAGGTCAAAATCCAGGTCACCTTCAAGGAAAACTGATTCATCTAGACATAGAAGGGAACATGGTAGATCTCGATCAAGGTCGCCACACTCAAGGGATCACCATAAAAGATCTCCAAG AAGAAGGCATTCACCAAGGCACAGATCACCTCCAGCAAGCCATCGTCAGCATTCTCCCAAGAGACCTTGGTCACCACCTGCCAACAGGAAGACTGGATTGGGTAAGCCTGGGAAGAATCTGTTTGTTGCAGGTTTTAGCTATGCCACCACCGAGCGAGAATTGGAGAAGAAATTCGCTAAATTTGGACGTGTGACAAGAGTACGCGTTGTCCGGGATAGACG AACTGGAGATTCTCGAGGCTTTGGATTTTTATCCTTGGAGAAGGATGAGGATGCTGATGAAGCAATCAAAGCTTGCGATGAGACTGAGTGGAATGGTAGGATCATTCTCGTGGAGAAGTCAAAGGCACCTGCATTGTGA